The Salvia splendens isolate huo1 chromosome 20, SspV2, whole genome shotgun sequence nucleotide sequence GTTCATGCTACCAAGAAAGAATTAGATGGGAGAAAGATCTAGAAATCTAATTAGTACTAAGAGAATATCTTGAGTTGCACCAATATcttgaatttagtgtttaaatTTGCTGCATTTAATGTTGCCAAGAATGAATGAAATGAAAGAATGATCTTGAAACCTAATGAGCATTGAGAGAATATCTTGACTTGCAACTAACCTAATTTATACAAAAGTGTTCCCTTATTTATCGCTCATTCAATTGTTATCACAaatatttagtaaaaaattCTGAGAAACTCTAGATAAAGGATTACACAATTAGAAGGTGCTTATTGGTGGATTAGCTTTAATCAATTTATAATAAAGTACCTTGAGAAAACAAAACAATGTTTACGAATAAATGTGACAAGTTATCTCACAATTCAGTCTTGAAACTTCAACTAGAAGTAATGATTCCAGTTTAATAACAACAAACAATACATCAAAGATACACACAGCAGAACAACAAAAAGGCAAATCAATCCTACAACAGAGCCTTCTAATCCTAAGTTCCTATGAAAAATTTAACACACTTTGCAGCAGGGGTCAGAACAGGTGAGCCTAAAACATCTACACCAGATTAAAAAAACCTAAGATACAGCAAAAACGCATACACGATCAGCACGTTAAGTCATGGCTCTGCTATGTAGAGTCGTCTCCGTGGAACGAAACGTTAGTACCAGGTTCAGCAATCTTGGATCCATGTATAGAGTTCGTTGAAGCCAGGCTGTCTCCCTGGAAGGACACTGACGTTGTCAGATTCGGCTTTGGTCCGCCGTAGGGGGCTTCAGACATGACAGGGTTAGTTGGCACAGCCCCAAATGATATTGTTTGCTCGTATTTCGGTTTCTTAGACTTTTGCTCCGGCTGGGCTTGGGATCCACCGGGTAGAAAGCTGCCAATCACAATCTGTTGAAACTTAAAAAGGTTTAGAAAACCACGCCAGTTCAAATTGTGAGCTGAATGATATGTTTGCGCATGAAAATTCACTTTACCTGAACAGGGCCGGCTGCAACTAGCATGCCGGCTAGTCCTCCACCCATTACGCGGCCATCAGGGCCTGCCAGAGAGACGCTCAACCCACCTGATCTGCTTTTTGTCACTCCGTTGTCACTAGGCATAAATGATCCCGTCAGAGACAGAATTTCAAAACGACCCTGTAGAAAGCACGGAATAATTCAGATGTATCCTAAAGGATTTAGGCCATCCTTCAAtcagataaaaaaaatgtgaaacaaCCCATTTCTTTGAATATTGATCTACTTTGAGGAAAAGAAACCTACAAAGTTCAACAGGTTCTCACCTCATAAGTTAAAGTACCACCAGAAGAATTTGGTTGACGTAGGGTGACGTTTGAGATAGCACCATTGGCAGCCAGAAGGCATATAGCTCGGGACACTTGTTGAGAAAATGATATTATCTTCATCATGATATCCTGTAACGGTATGAAAAAACTTAAAGTTAGAATCTTGCAACTAGGCAGTGTATCTCAAAGACGTAAATTGCAGTCCGTCTGAGCATCCAACATTTATGCTGTATATCATACATAATGAAGATTGTTGTACAGCTGCTTCAAATATCTTTTGGTTGATGATTCAATTACTCAACTCTATCTACCAAATAGTAATAGCATTATATCATTGCATAATGTGTTTCTTCATAGGCTTAGGACGATCACATAAAAGACGTTTGGTAAAGGGTGCGTCAACCCTTAAAACATCTAATCGAGGGAATACAAATCCATACTTGAAATGTGTTCAGTTTAGAACTGGttccattaaaaatgatttCAATACTGCTGAAAGCATTTATATGATGAAACAACACAAGGCATCAAACCTTCATTAATTTCATGAATTTAGAATGAAAAAAAGTTTATGTTTCATGAAGAATAACAGTGACAACATATATATATGGATCCATTAGTTACACAATTGCATCAAATTTGGGGGGATTTATTAGCTCAACATCAACATTTAGCACTgcaaaattcaaagaaaaataCACATAAAAACGAGGAAATGATTAGAAGTACCTCGCCAGAGTTAACAGTTATCATGTGGGGAGTAAAACTTCCACCGACAGGGTATGCCATAGTATTCCCTACAATAAACCAGAGAATTTACTTTAAGTAAAATGCACAAATTTACTGAGAGCAATATGGTTCATTTCCTCACTAATAATCCCCAGAAATGCTGACATGCATCATATTTACAATCTCTCCAGTGATATCAGCACTCAAATAAAGTCCCAAACATTGTGTTCTTCCGATATTGATTCCCAAACAGACGGACGTGGTAATATGCATATTTTTCAATTAAGAACCATTTTGAAGTTAGCAATGCACATTAGCTCATATTGAGATGTGATTAATAGTAAATCTTCTAGCCTTTGAAATAATCCAACCTCTTCCAATTCCAAGACAGTATAGTGTTATGCAAACATGGATTTAGCAGAGGTAAGATCCACACATGTTACATCATCTCTTCATCATTATCATTTATTATTCCTTTCCATTTCTGCACACAGCAATTATTGAGTAAAAGACAGATCCTTTGTCATGTCACATCACATATAAAAAAGACAACACCAGCAAACAAGGATGACTCTCAACAATATTCCATTCCATTTTCCTCAGAGCATACCAAAACTGCCACAAATCACAATCCACACACAAAGGGGTCCCAATTCAAAATTCAGATTCTTTAAATACTATTCAACTTAATAGTTATACCACTAGGCCATTCCAACCACATCAACCAACACTTGTAACCAATAAAAATGCAAGCAAAGCTACCTGCATTTGCAAAATCCAGCTTATGCTTCTTCTTGAAAGAGTCGACGGACCGGCCACCACTCTGCTTCCACCCCGGATAATCTCCGGTGAGCGGAATCGAGGCCGATATCGGCATAGGCGACAATGCCACGATAGAGCCATCTGCAGCGTACTTCCTTGGCCTccccctcttcttcttcccatCCACAGTTGTCGCAGCCGGAGCCGAAGCCGGAGCTGGGGGAGTGGCTGATCCAAGAATGTTGCCGGAATTTTCGATTCTTGGCGGATCCACACTGTCGATTTGAGGGGCTTCACCAGCTCTTAATGTGACGCCTGAACCATTCATCCCTTCCTTTTCCTCCATTCATATACTaattaaactttaaaaaattgCGAAATGCTTAAACCCTAATCACTAAATTAATAAAGGTTGAATCTTTAGCAGCTCAAACACTTGGACCAACGGTAAATCACATTCAAACACGAAATTTGTTTCAAGAACTGTACAAACCAAAACATGACGCAGATTTTCGTGGGAAATCAGCTGACATACTCTGAAACTCTAGAAACTAAAATTTATCCAGCAATCAACACAGTACAGCAGAGCTCTGGTGCAAGAAGCTCTGTTTTactgtgatttttttttctaagatTATGAATGCATAAAATTGATAtctggaaaaagaaaaaaaatgggactgaaaaattagggtttttgcaagaaaaagtagatgaagaaaattaagaaaaaatgaatGGGTTTTAATATTATTGTAGTTAATTAGGTAGCAAGCAATATTTAAATTGCAAAATTCAAAGTATTAATTATGGTTGAGAAAATGGTTTCAGGTCCGTCTTGGAAATTTAATAAGTGGCATTTGAAAAATAGCAAAGTTaatgaatttgaatattaaaataaaggTAATTTTTGGgaaaatgataaatattttgaatttaaaaattggtgtttaattaaataaagcTGTAAAGTTAAGTTGGAGGCATTCCAACCTTTTCAACTCTTGACCTCTTCTTTGTCTTTTTaggtaaataaaattataaaaaatgaccAATTTATCAGGAAATACCTACCCTTGAATTTAGTGATGATTTACTGTTAATGCCACTGTATACAAACATTATTTCACCTAAATCACTTCTTTTGAACTAATAAAATTTGTTATATCACATTATGTActatattttcatttgattcgTCGAAGCAACGGGAGAAAGCACTAGTGTGAAATGTCGTGGCAATCGAAGATGTTTTTTTTGCGACGAGACCTGCGAATATTAGAAGAGAGGAATTTCCATgtatttttgtatttaattcTAATTTCAAAAGTGTTTGTTTTATTGAATTTGTACTAATTGGTTAGTTTAAATGTaggatgtttgattttattgaattataatcctttttcaaataaatattaaaataatactagatGGATCATGGACTTCTGAAAAGTGGTGGTAGAAAGTTTCCCATTTCCGATCTCAGTCAACTGTCTAGTCAAATGCAAATCTGTCACAATTTACAAATCTCAAgagaataatattaaaaaatctaAGAAACTATCAAGACAAAATCATTACTAAAGTTAACAACCAGACAAAGGGTATCAGGAATGATTCTTACAAGATTGAATCTACTTAGATTCAAGATTCTAGTCCATGTCTACTTGTTCGTGGACTATGTACAATACAATAGAAATCAATTTTTATCACACCAAGATATAAAAATGAATACAGATTGTGTGATCATCAAGTTACTATACTTGCATCATCAAGTTCACTAGATGTGATCTAGGCAGCACGAATCCGGCTCTCTTTTCCTCGAACGAGTACTCTATCTCCTCCTCGGCTGCCTTTGCTGGTGTGATGGCGGCCATCTGCAGCGTTGCGGATGACACGGGCTTCTGCATTGGCGTCATAGCCAGGTGCATTGGGATAGGCAATGTGGTGGAGCGTGTTGAGGCTGCTTGAGGCATTATTATGTTCtctgcttcggcagttggaatcGTCTTAGAAGGAGTGGTGAATGGTGTGGTGCTGTTGTTGCTTGTGAGCATCTTTTGCAACATTTCGTTATGTTTCTGGTTGATGTCGCCTAAAATGTTTGTGGCGTTCGACCTTGATGAGTCCGTGGATGAAATGGGAGAGAACGGCTTTCGCATCATGGGCGAGGGAAATTCTATTTCTCGAGATTGCTGGTTTACAGGAAGCCCGGCCAGGTCTAAACCTCTCCTCCCTGAAATCAAGACACAAGACTCAATTAGAAATTCAAAAACACAGATGTCGAAAACATAGATATTGAAAAGGAGGTGGTTCTTTAAATATTGCATTCTGACTCAGTAACAAGAGGAaagtgttttaaaaaattaccaGAGGAGAGTGTTTGAAATCCGTCATCCTTGAGAGAATCGTGAGTTGTACGTTGACTCTTTTTGGCGTTGCGAGTGACAGGAGTAGCTTTTGCTGGAGGAGGCATATCATGCCTTGGAGTCTGTAGCATGTTTCCGCCAAGGGAAAGTCTCCTTCCGGTCGCAGCTGCAGCACCACCACAGGACAATCGAGTGCCTTTCTTCGCGCTCTGGTTCTTCATAGGACTTGGTTTGGAACCATAAAGAGCCTCCTGCTCAGTAAGTAACTGCCCCTGAAGTTTCTTCTGGTCCTGTTAGCAAATATACATATACAGAGATGTAACAAGAGCTAAGGAATAAAAAGTAGTTAATCACAGTTGGACTTATTATAGATACAAAAGGTCTATACCCTCTGCTTTTTGCGCTCTAATTCCTTTTCTTGCCGCAAAGTCATGTAGTCTTCAAGCATAGAAAGCAGACGAACCTAGAGATAGCCGACAAAAATCAAGATGATGTTTGCTTAATCTCAAAGCATTAAAGAACAAACGGACGTGCTAGCACTTACCCCATCGTAGGTAAAATAGACTCCGTTCTCTTTTTCCCATGTGGTAGTCTTTGAAGCCAATGTCTCCACCATTGCTATTCCAAGGAACAAAGAAATGTCAAAATCTTATGTATGCTTTATGTAATGCGCCGATTAACCATACTACCATACCAGGAAGTTTGTTGACTAGAACACGAGCTTTTTCAGCACGTTTCAGAACAAGATGGGCACCTCTCACAGCACTGTAGCGATTGTCATCCTACAAATGAGGGGAACATGTAAAGCAATTGCTCATTGGAACTCAAGAAGTAATCAATAGGAGATTGTGTGTGAGTCTAACTAACCCTATTATACTCCTCAAGCCAGCTCTCCTCATCGCACGCAGCCATCCACTTCTCAACCTTTTCAAGTATGTCTTTCCTGTTTAGAGCCTCTTCTCTGACTTTGGATATCTGGAGCTCAATTTGTTCAAGCACACAAGAGGCATCAACTGCTCCTGTTATTAATCAGAATAAAAACAGAAAATGAGAATGATAACTGAAGGAAATAGATTATTGATATTTGATAAGTCGAAGACATATAGTTACCAGATTCAACAGCTTCTATAGCCAAATCAACTGCATTGTCTGATTCTGGAATTAAATGTGTTTTCCTACAAATATCTTCAAGCTCTCCCTTCTTCTTGAAAACAAGTTCCTTCATTTTGCTTACTTTCAGCTCCTCCAGTCGAGAAACTTCAGCCTTGACCTGATAGACGTTTTTGCAGTTTTTATAACCAGTTTGCAAGTTAGAAACTTCAGCTTACAAACTCAAGCAAGTTATAACACTTTGTCTGAAAGTGAATATGTTCGACTCACATGATTAATAAAGTCTGCAGAAAGCATGCCAGGCTCTGTTATTTCATCTTCTGAAGCAGCTATATTACAGGTAACTTTCTGAAAAATCTGCTGCTCTTCAATTGGTGTATCCATCAAGTTCCAAAGCTCCAGTAATGAAGATGCTAGATCTTGTAACTGAGTAGTGTTTCACAGTTAGCAACTAGCTCTAACTTAAAGGGAGCTGATACTAAAGAAAATAATCACAGATCATGATATACCTGCTGCATTCTCTGTGTTTTAACTTCCTGCATTCTTTGTATAGCAGTCCTCAATTGTTCAATGGTACCATTGCTGATGTCTTTTCCTTCAGGTTCCCCTAGTCTTGGATGAATCTCACTGACAGTTTGCTTAAAATCCAAACCCAGCACTGAGCAGCCCAAGTACAAATAATTAAGGTACTCATGCACATGCTTCAGACGTTCACACTGCACACAATCCAGGGTCCATGAGAAGATAAACAtgaaaaaatcatttaaaataagTACTACTCCACTATATGATAGTTTCACAAATCTACCTTTTCAGTTTGAAGTGCCTGCAGTTCAATGTGCAGTTCTTCAAGCTTTCTCAAAGATAAATCAGTTTCGTTCACTGCCGCATCCTTCGAAGCACAACCTCCACCATATATTTCATTCTTAATACTCTGTATCTCACCGTTCACCTCTATAAATTGGTTTTTCCTATCAGATTTCCTCTTTCTCATCTCTTCTATTTGTGGGAGGATTGCTCTCAGCTCAGCCTTCAAACTTCCTGTGCTTTGTTCAGACTACATGAAGAAAGGTCAGCCATTAAGGTAAAAGAATAAACTGTTGATGTTTTCAATGAATTAAAGATCTCTCTACGACAACTACATTGCTGAAATGTAATATGCTTTTGTACCAATAAAGGACTTCCAAGTAGTACTTAAAACTCCAATATGGATTAAACAATTATCATCAGTGAACACTGATTAAACTTGTATTAAAAATCAACTTTGAGTTGGCACATTAAATAAGAAACACAGCACTAAAATATACAGTATATAGTAACAGAAAAGAGACAAATCGATAGCTTACCTGTCTTATATGTACAGGAGGCTCACCAATTGAAGAGCAGATGGCAGCAAGCTCGGCCTCAGCATCAGCAATTGCTTGCCTCAGTTGAGCCCTACACTTATTTGCTTGATCTACTTTTCTCCTATACACCTCTAAACATTCTCGTTCTAGCTCAAGCAACATTATGTCCTTTTCCGCATCAGATTCCCCCACCTCGTCCCATATTATCTGACAGAAATAAGAAAGATGACACCCAAACGTCAATAACAATTCATTTCTATTATCTGAACCAGAAAATAATACTAGGTCAAAAAACGGATGGAAAATGAAGAGGACAAAAATGTAATCACTTAGTCATAAGTTTATCCACCTGCAGTTCATTCAGAAGAGTACCACATGTTGTTTCCGTTAGGGTAAGCATCTTCTTCTCGCCTGCCGACATTTAATCGAACTACTCTTGCAGATAGCTGCTAACCAATAAAACACAATCAGCATACTTCACTATCACATTTTGAGTGGTTCACAAAGATCCAACGCCAACTAACAAAGTGCAAAGGAAggagaataattcaaacaaggATACAAACAGCTTCTAACAAACTACAAATAAACTTTTCCCACtatcaaatttcaaatcaaataCTCCGTACTTTAATTTATGCGAATGCTTATGAATCAATTGAGCTATCAATCTAAGATTCACATACCTCAATGTCGAGGTTCATTACAAGTGATGACAAAATAGCATAGAATTAACCTAATTAACCAAGCATCATTTCTGCGAAACGAACCGACCAGCTCAGTTCATAGAAATTCAGCTCAATATCGACGTTAATCACGAGTGATGAACCAAGCAACAGTTCGGCGAAATGAGCTGACCAGCTCAGttcatcataactctatataaactCATTTTATCCAAAGGGGAAAAAACAAATTCCACAACCAAATCAAACAGCACAGCACAAAAAGGAGATGTGCAGAAGTTTAGGTTAGATCTGAAAGCGTACCTGAAAAATTAGCCCAAAATCGATGAGAATGTTTCTTATCTTGAGAAAATGGAGAGGATTTTAAAATTATGGAGTGAAGAAGCTAGAGTGAAAATATGCAGAATTGGGTTTGAAAAATTCGACCGTTGAATTAAATAGACAAGTTTTCAAATTTCGAAACTAAGGAAGGACAAAAAAGTTGTGCATTTAAATGGAATTCTCAAATGGGCTCAGGCTGATTCAGACCCAGCTCGACCCAGGCCCATGAATGAAGCGGTTTGGGCCGAGTTTTTCAATAAATCTGGACCCAACTCAGTCTAAACCCACTTGGTAAGGAAGCTAGGTGGGTCGGTCCAACCAAATTGATAATCAATACGTATAATTATTATACGGTCGGAGTATCGGGTATTGAGTTACTGGTTGTGACCAATTATAGGTGACGGGTGGGTTCATCGGAGTATCGGGTATTGAGTTACTGGTTGTGACCAATTATAGGTGACGGCTCCGGTTCATCGTCTCAAGTCTCAACCATGTGTGTGATCCTACAACCATTGTAAAATGATTTTTTGGCAATTTAagcataaaataatatcaagatcGAATTTTTATAATGTTGTTTGATACATAGCATTTATGGAGTTAAAATAGGTTTCTTTATGTGGATTTGATATAGCAATATAGTTATATTGAAATAGAATTTTTATATGTAACATGATTCTCATCAGGCGCAGACCAAAACAAAATCGATGGAGTTGTATTTTTCTAGGTTCCGCATTTGTAAtgttaaattgaaaattttcctatgattttatttaatgatATACACACTAATCTATTATACATTGCTTGATTTAGTTCATATTAAAACGAATGGTGAAAAGCAAATGACAATTGAACAATCATACTTAGTAAACTTGTTTGATAAAGTAATAGAAACAAATATATAGACAGATCCAAACATTCGAAAATATTAGATCAA carries:
- the LOC121782894 gene encoding AT-hook motif nuclear-localized protein 6-like, with translation MEEKEGMNGSGVTLRAGEAPQIDSVDPPRIENSGNILGSATPPAPASAPAATTVDGKKKRGRPRKYAADGSIVALSPMPISASIPLTGDYPGWKQSGGRSVDSFKKKHKLDFANAGNTMAYPVGGSFTPHMITVNSGEDIMMKIISFSQQVSRAICLLAANGAISNVTLRQPNSSGGTLTYEGRFEILSLTGSFMPSDNGVTKSRSGGLSVSLAGPDGRVMGGGLAGMLVAAGPVQIVIGSFLPGGSQAQPEQKSKKPKYEQTISFGAVPTNPVMSEAPYGGPKPNLTTSVSFQGDSLASTNSIHGSKIAEPGTNVSFHGDDST
- the LOC121783066 gene encoding 65-kDa microtubule-associated protein 3-like, whose product is MSAGEKKMLTLTETTCGTLLNELQIIWDEVGESDAEKDIMLLELERECLEVYRRKVDQANKCRAQLRQAIADAEAELAAICSSIGEPPVHIRQSEQSTGSLKAELRAILPQIEEMRKRKSDRKNQFIEVNGEIQSIKNEIYGGGCASKDAAVNETDLSLRKLEELHIELQALQTEKCERLKHVHEYLNYLYLGCSVLGLDFKQTVSEIHPRLGEPEGKDISNGTIEQLRTAIQRMQEVKTQRMQQLQDLASSLLELWNLMDTPIEEQQIFQKVTCNIAASEDEITEPGMLSADFINHVKAEVSRLEELKVSKMKELVFKKKGELEDICRKTHLIPESDNAVDLAIEAVESGAVDASCVLEQIELQISKVREEALNRKDILEKVEKWMAACDEESWLEEYNRDDNRYSAVRGAHLVLKRAEKARVLVNKLPAMVETLASKTTTWEKENGVYFTYDGVRLLSMLEDYMTLRQEKELERKKQRDQKKLQGQLLTEQEALYGSKPSPMKNQSAKKGTRLSCGGAAAATGRRLSLGGNMLQTPRHDMPPPAKATPVTRNAKKSQRTTHDSLKDDGFQTLSSGRRGLDLAGLPVNQQSREIEFPSPMMRKPFSPISSTDSSRSNATNILGDINQKHNEMLQKMLTSNNSTTPFTTPSKTIPTAEAENIIMPQAASTRSTTLPIPMHLAMTPMQKPVSSATLQMAAITPAKAAEEEIEYSFEEKRAGFVLPRSHLVNLMMQV